The following proteins are co-located in the Vigna angularis cultivar LongXiaoDou No.4 chromosome 2, ASM1680809v1, whole genome shotgun sequence genome:
- the LOC108323246 gene encoding plasmodesmata-located protein 1 isoform X2 codes for MATLKTKHDIHTLLSLTALIFFLSTPTSLADNTNLIYKGCADQKLQEPYSQNLKPLLSSLVAESAQKGFAATTQNGLTGSYQCRGDLTSSDCHSCVAKIPDMLGRLCGEAAAAVRVQLSGCYLRYEVVGFKQVAATQLLYKVCGARRVVDGGGFEARRDAAFGMVENGVQSSGNLFYTGSYQSLYVLGQCEGNLGNADCGDCIRSAAEQAKDQCGYSISAQVYLQNCYISYSFYPNGVPTSSSSSEGGGHPHTERTVALAVGGVAALGFLIVCMLFLKSVLKRRGGKR; via the exons ATGGCTACACTCAAAACAAAACACGACATTCACACGCTCCTCTCTCTCACTGCACTCATCTTTTTCCTTTCCACACCCACATCCCTTGCAGACAACACAAACTTGATCTACAAGGGTTGCGCAGACCAGAAACTGCAAGAACCCTACTCGCAGAATCTCAAACCCCTCTTATCGTCCTTGGTGGCAGAGTCTGCGCAAAAGGGTTTCGCCGCCACTACGCAGAACGGGCTCACCGGCTCGTACCAATGCCGAGGAGACCTCACCAGCTCCGACTGCCACAGCTGCGTGGCCAAGATTCCAGACATGCTGGGGCGCCTCTGCGGCGAGGCGGCTGCGGCGGTGCGAGTCCAGCTCAGCGGGTGCTACCTTCGGTACGAGGTGGTCGGGTTCAAGCAGGTTGCGGCGACTCAACTCCTGTACAAGGTTTGTGGGGCCCGCAGGGTTGTCGACGGCGGAGGGTTCGAGGCGAGGAGGGACGCGGCGTTTGGGATGGTGGAGAACGGCGTGCAGAGCAGTGGGAACTTGTTCTACACTGGGAGTTACCAGAGCCTGTATGTGTTGGGACAATGCGAGGGTAATTTGGGAAATGCAGATTGCGGGGATTGTATCAGGAGTGCCGCGGAACAGGCTAAGGATCAGTGTGGCTACTCTATTTCCGCGCAGGTTTATCTTCAGAATTGTTACATCAGTTACAGCTTTTACCCCAACGGAGTTCccacctcctcttcttcctcag AGGGAGGAGGGCATCCACACACGGAGAGGACGGTGGCGCTCGCGGTGGGTGGGGTGGCGGCTCTGGGATTCTTGATTGTTTGCATGCTATTTCTGAAGTCGGTGTTAAAGAGAAGAGGTGGGAAGCGTTAG
- the LOC108323246 gene encoding plasmodesmata-located protein 1 isoform X1, protein MATLKTKHDIHTLLSLTALIFFLSTPTSLADNTNLIYKGCADQKLQEPYSQNLKPLLSSLVAESAQKGFAATTQNGLTGSYQCRGDLTSSDCHSCVAKIPDMLGRLCGEAAAAVRVQLSGCYLRYEVVGFKQVAATQLLYKVCGARRVVDGGGFEARRDAAFGMVENGVQSSGNLFYTGSYQSLYVLGQCEGNLGNADCGDCIRSAAEQAKDQCGYSISAQVYLQNCYISYSFYPNGVPTSSSSSGSEGGGHPHTERTVALAVGGVAALGFLIVCMLFLKSVLKRRGGKR, encoded by the exons ATGGCTACACTCAAAACAAAACACGACATTCACACGCTCCTCTCTCTCACTGCACTCATCTTTTTCCTTTCCACACCCACATCCCTTGCAGACAACACAAACTTGATCTACAAGGGTTGCGCAGACCAGAAACTGCAAGAACCCTACTCGCAGAATCTCAAACCCCTCTTATCGTCCTTGGTGGCAGAGTCTGCGCAAAAGGGTTTCGCCGCCACTACGCAGAACGGGCTCACCGGCTCGTACCAATGCCGAGGAGACCTCACCAGCTCCGACTGCCACAGCTGCGTGGCCAAGATTCCAGACATGCTGGGGCGCCTCTGCGGCGAGGCGGCTGCGGCGGTGCGAGTCCAGCTCAGCGGGTGCTACCTTCGGTACGAGGTGGTCGGGTTCAAGCAGGTTGCGGCGACTCAACTCCTGTACAAGGTTTGTGGGGCCCGCAGGGTTGTCGACGGCGGAGGGTTCGAGGCGAGGAGGGACGCGGCGTTTGGGATGGTGGAGAACGGCGTGCAGAGCAGTGGGAACTTGTTCTACACTGGGAGTTACCAGAGCCTGTATGTGTTGGGACAATGCGAGGGTAATTTGGGAAATGCAGATTGCGGGGATTGTATCAGGAGTGCCGCGGAACAGGCTAAGGATCAGTGTGGCTACTCTATTTCCGCGCAGGTTTATCTTCAGAATTGTTACATCAGTTACAGCTTTTACCCCAACGGAGTTCccacctcctcttcttcctcag GATCAGAGGGAGGAGGGCATCCACACACGGAGAGGACGGTGGCGCTCGCGGTGGGTGGGGTGGCGGCTCTGGGATTCTTGATTGTTTGCATGCTATTTCTGAAGTCGGTGTTAAAGAGAAGAGGTGGGAAGCGTTAG